The following proteins come from a genomic window of Populus nigra chromosome 6, ddPopNigr1.1, whole genome shotgun sequence:
- the LOC133696848 gene encoding putative serine/threonine-protein kinase has product MRFSFSCSKCFSSSSDMSTDSPSMQGLQILQNVHAFSFDELKVATNGFRSSNKIGEGGFGSVYKGVLQDGRIVAIKMLSAESMQGHREFMSEIASVSNINHENLVNLHGGCIDGPCKILVYDYMENGSLAQTLLGGEENRARFGWETRREISLGIAQGLAYIHEEIKPHIVHRDIKASNILLDKNLCPKVSDFGLSKLFPENFTHVSTRVAGTLGYLAPEYAISGRLTRKTDVYSFGVLLLEIVSGRKATDFDPELGEHYLVEKAWEMYKADNLPKLVDPMLDGNFLGAEAVGFVKVALLCVQEKCGLRPSMSKAIKMMRGEIDIHNTQITQPGFIIDIMDVKIGRKPQSSVRSITGRRSPRLYPL; this is encoded by the exons ATGAGGTTCTCCTTTTCTTGCTCAAAATGCTTCTCTTCTTCATCTGATATGTCCACAGACAGTCCATCAATGCAAG GTTTACAAATTCTTCAAAATGTTCATGCTTTCTCATTTGATGAATTGAAAGTCGCCACCAATGGATTCCGCTCATCAAATAAAATCGGGGAAGGTGGATTCGGCTCTGTTTACAAG GGAGTACTGCAAGACGGGAGAATCGTTGCCATCAAAATGCTTTCAGCAGAATCAATGCAAGGACACAGGGAGTTCATGTCTGAAATAGCTTCGGTGTCCAATATTAACCATGAAAATCTTGTCAACTTGCATGGTGGATGCATTGATGGCCCTTGTAAAATTCTTGTTTATGACTACATGGAAAATGGCAGCCTTGCTCAAACTTTGCTTG GTGGTGAGGAAAATAGAGCTAGATTCGGGTGGGAAACAAGGAGAGAAATTTCGTTAGGTATTGCTCAAGGTCTGGCATATATTCATGAAGAGATCAAGCCTCATATTGTGCATCGAGATATTAAAGCAAGCAACATACTTTTGGACAAGAATCTGTGTCCAAAAGTTTCAGATTTCGGCCTCTCTAAACTATTTCCTGAGAATTTCACCCATGTGAGCACACGAGTTGCAGGCACATT GGGTTATCTAGCTCCGGAGTATGCCATTAGTGGCCGCTTGACTCGGAAAACGGACGTGTACAGTTTTGGAGTGCTACTTCTTGAAATAGTCAGTGGACGGAAAGCTACTGATTTCGATCCAGAACTTGGAGAGCACTACCTCGTGGAGaag GCATGGGAAATGTACAAGGCTGACAACCTTCCAAAACTAGTGGATCCGATGCTAGATGGCAACTTCTTAGGAGCAGAAGCTGTTGGATTTGTAAAGGTTGCCTTACTTTGCGTACAGGAGAAATGTGGGCTTCGACCGAGCATGTCGAAGGCAATTAAGATGATGAGAGGGGAAATCGACATCCACAACACGCAAATAACACAGCCAGGATTCATCATCGATATCATGGATGTGAAAATAGGACGAAAACCACAAAGCTCAGTGCGAAGCATCACAGGCAGGCGCAGCCCAAGGCTGTACCCTCTGTGA
- the LOC133697422 gene encoding serine/threonine-protein kinase-like protein CCR2 isoform X1, whose amino-acid sequence MVIQRCLSGPVITITVLLLLLVLPVNVLGYGSLGPIAAAFGENGFFCAIDAGGKQEIICWDKGDNFSVSTSTAYFSSLPAMASLSGGEEFICGITSNNSQAFCFNLSNPGNNLVPKSFQYNSYSQIASGKYHACAIKGSYFSSVEYGNVDCWEFNQTSFDSFHNSYIDSLVFRRIASGDGFSCGVIKEGGLVCWGPRSANLGVSAVSGEFEILVSGRGSVCGVSNVSSEVECWGNSDELGSLPVGTRFVGLSAGARHFCGVREDNHEVECWGNFDLASIPKGSGFMAIASSDYATCGVREVDLVLDCWGVHGKSLPDYSPPLQLCSPGVCWPSSCGHGKFAFNASLLNEPELTNLCVRKDLKICLPCGTNCSEGYFPSSTCSENADRICTACSLCQNSSCWDVCGLHSSPGVKLQEQDIKKLVIIIGSSVSGSMLILIVWCCIPRIFKTKDDQNIKYHRSFCIGKKVVEAEPDPNPEPPLSISMCIGETQVFRLSELKDATHGFKEFSELGRGSFGFVYKAILTDGRQVAVKRANAATIIHKNSREFEAELEILCTVRHSNIVNLLGYCAEMGERLLVYEYMPHGTLHDHLHGELSPLDWNLRLKLSLQAARGLEYLHNEVAPPIVHRDVKTSNILLDSEWVARIADFGMVSANDRDVNGDVESDVYNFGIVLLEMLTGRKAYDRDYEPPGIVEWALPLMRRGRAAAIIDRNVPLPRNVEPLLKLADVAELTLRENTSERPSMSNVATLLDQIVKIGLIF is encoded by the coding sequence ATGGTAATCCAAAGATGTCTGTCTGGTCCAGTCATTACCATAACCGTTCTTCTGCTTCTACTAGTGTTGCCGGTCAATGTATTGGGGTATGGATCACTTGGTCCAATAGCAGCTGCATTCGGCGAAAATGGGTTCTTTTGTGCTATTGATGCCGGTGGAAAGCAAGAGATCATATGCTGGGACAAAGGTGACAACTTTTCAGTTTCAACATCAACAGCATATTTCAGCTCTCTTCCAGCAATGGCCTCTCTCTCTGGTGGTGAAGAGTTTATTTGTGGAATCACATCTAACAATTCTCAAGCATTTTgctttaacttgtcaaatccggGTAATAATCTTGTCCCGAAAAGTTTTCAATACAATTCTTATTCACAAATTGCTTCAGGCAAATATCATGCTTGTGCTATTAAAGGATCTTACTTTTCTAGTGTAGAATATGGAAACGTGGATTGTTGGGAGTTTAATCAGACATCATTTGATTCGTTTCATAATTCTTATATTGATAGTCTTGTTTTTAGAAGGATTGCTTCTGGTGATGGGTTTAGTTGTGGTGTTATTAAGGAAGGTGGTTTGGTCTGTTGGGGACCCAGATCAGCTAATTTGGGAGTCTCAGCTGTTTCTGGTGAATTTGAGATTTTAGTCTCAGGAAGGGGTTCTGTTTGTGGTGTTTCTAATGTATCTAGTGAAGTAGAGTGCTGGGGAAATTCTGATGAGCTTGGTTCTCTGCCAGTTGGAACTCGATTTGTAGGTTTATCGGCTGGAGCACGTCACTTTTGTGGGGTTCGCGAGGATAATCATGAGGTTGAGTGCTGGGGGAATTTTGATCTGGCTTCGATTCCAAAAGGTTCGGGGTTTATGGCTATTGCTTCATCAGATTATGCTACTTGTGGGGTTAGAGAAGTTGACTTAGTTCTCGATTGCTGGGGAGTTCATGGGAAGTCCTTGCCAGATTATAGCCCCCCTTTGCAGTTGTGTAGTCCTGGTGTGTGCTGGCCTAGTTCGTGTGGTCATGGAAAGTTTGCATTCAATGCAAGCCTTCTCAATGAGCCAGAATTGACTAATTTATGTGTCAGGAAGGACTTGAAAATTTGCTTGCCTTGTGGGACAAATTGTTCCGAAGGTTATTTCCCTTCTAGTACCTGTAGTGAGAATGCTGATAGAATCTGCACTGCTTGCTCTCTTTGCCAGAACAGCTCCTGCTGGGATGTTTGCGGACTTCATTCTTCGCCAGGGGTTAAGCTGCAGGAGCAAGACATAAAGAAATTAGTTATCATCATTGGCTCATCGGTGTCGGGTTCCATGCTAATTTTAATAGTCTGGTGTTGCATTCCCCGGATTTTCAAAACGAAAGATGATCAGAATATAAAATACCATCGCAGTTTTTGCATAGGCAAGAAAGTGGTGGAGGCTGAGCCTGACCCCAATCCAGAGCCCCCCCTCTCAATAAGCATGTGTATTGGTGAGACGCAAGTATTCCGGCTTTCAGAATTGAAAGATGCGACACATGGATTCAAGGAGTTCAGCGAGCTTGGCAGAGGGAGCTTTGGTTTTGTTTACAAGGCTATCCTGACTGATGGAAGGCAAGTAGCTGTCAAGAGGGCTAATGCTGCCACCATAATTCACAAGAACAGCCGAGAATTTGAAGCAGAATTAGAAATTTTGTGCACTGTAAGGCATAGTAATATTGTGAACTTGTTGGGTTATTGTGCTGAAATGGGGGAGAGATTACTAGTTTACGAGTATATGCCTCATGGCACACTTCATGACCATCTCCATGGGGAACTCTCTCCTTTAGATTGGAACTTGAGGCTGAAGTTATCTTTGCAGGCTGCAAGAGGACTTGAGTACCTTCACAATGAAGTTGCACCACCCATAGTTCATCGGGATGTGAAGACCTCAAACATTCTGCTGGACTCTGAGTGGGTGGCAAGAATTGCAGATTTTGGGATGGTAAGTGCTAATGACAGGGATGTAAATGGAGATGTGGAAAGTGATGTATATAATTTTGGCATTGTTCTGCTGGAGATGTTAACCGGAAGGAAGGCATACGATAGAGATTACGAACCTCCAGGCATTGTTGAGTGGGCGTTGCCTTTAATGAGGAGGGGAAGGGCAGCTGCCATTATCGACCGGAATGTGCCTCTACCTAGAAATGTGGAACCTCTCCTTAAACTTGCTGATGTAGCCGAGCTTACTTTGAGGGAAAATACCAGTGAGCGTCCCAGCATGTCTAATGTGGCAACTTTGTTGGATCAGATTGTGAAGATTGGATTGATATtctaa
- the LOC133697422 gene encoding serine/threonine-protein kinase-like protein CCR2 isoform X2, whose translation MVIQRCLSGPVITITVLLLLLVLPVNVLGYGSLGPIAAAFGENGFFCAIDAGGKQEIICWDKGDNFSVSTSTAYFSSLPAMASLSGGEEFICGITSNNSQAFCFNLSNPVGTRFVGLSAGARHFCGVREDNHEVECWGNFDLASIPKGSGFMAIASSDYATCGVREVDLVLDCWGVHGKSLPDYSPPLQLCSPGVCWPSSCGHGKFAFNASLLNEPELTNLCVRKDLKICLPCGTNCSEGYFPSSTCSENADRICTACSLCQNSSCWDVCGLHSSPGVKLQEQDIKKLVIIIGSSVSGSMLILIVWCCIPRIFKTKDDQNIKYHRSFCIGKKVVEAEPDPNPEPPLSISMCIGETQVFRLSELKDATHGFKEFSELGRGSFGFVYKAILTDGRQVAVKRANAATIIHKNSREFEAELEILCTVRHSNIVNLLGYCAEMGERLLVYEYMPHGTLHDHLHGELSPLDWNLRLKLSLQAARGLEYLHNEVAPPIVHRDVKTSNILLDSEWVARIADFGMVSANDRDVNGDVESDVYNFGIVLLEMLTGRKAYDRDYEPPGIVEWALPLMRRGRAAAIIDRNVPLPRNVEPLLKLADVAELTLRENTSERPSMSNVATLLDQIVKIGLIF comes from the exons ATGGTAATCCAAAGATGTCTGTCTGGTCCAGTCATTACCATAACCGTTCTTCTGCTTCTACTAGTGTTGCCGGTCAATGTATTGGGGTATGGATCACTTGGTCCAATAGCAGCTGCATTCGGCGAAAATGGGTTCTTTTGTGCTATTGATGCCGGTGGAAAGCAAGAGATCATATGCTGGGACAAAGGTGACAACTTTTCAGTTTCAACATCAACAGCATATTTCAGCTCTCTTCCAGCAATGGCCTCTCTCTCTGGTGGTGAAGAGTTTATTTGTGGAATCACATCTAACAATTCTCAAGCATTTTgctttaacttgtcaaatccgg TTGGAACTCGATTTGTAGGTTTATCGGCTGGAGCACGTCACTTTTGTGGGGTTCGCGAGGATAATCATGAGGTTGAGTGCTGGGGGAATTTTGATCTGGCTTCGATTCCAAAAGGTTCGGGGTTTATGGCTATTGCTTCATCAGATTATGCTACTTGTGGGGTTAGAGAAGTTGACTTAGTTCTCGATTGCTGGGGAGTTCATGGGAAGTCCTTGCCAGATTATAGCCCCCCTTTGCAGTTGTGTAGTCCTGGTGTGTGCTGGCCTAGTTCGTGTGGTCATGGAAAGTTTGCATTCAATGCAAGCCTTCTCAATGAGCCAGAATTGACTAATTTATGTGTCAGGAAGGACTTGAAAATTTGCTTGCCTTGTGGGACAAATTGTTCCGAAGGTTATTTCCCTTCTAGTACCTGTAGTGAGAATGCTGATAGAATCTGCACTGCTTGCTCTCTTTGCCAGAACAGCTCCTGCTGGGATGTTTGCGGACTTCATTCTTCGCCAGGGGTTAAGCTGCAGGAGCAAGACATAAAGAAATTAGTTATCATCATTGGCTCATCGGTGTCGGGTTCCATGCTAATTTTAATAGTCTGGTGTTGCATTCCCCGGATTTTCAAAACGAAAGATGATCAGAATATAAAATACCATCGCAGTTTTTGCATAGGCAAGAAAGTGGTGGAGGCTGAGCCTGACCCCAATCCAGAGCCCCCCCTCTCAATAAGCATGTGTATTGGTGAGACGCAAGTATTCCGGCTTTCAGAATTGAAAGATGCGACACATGGATTCAAGGAGTTCAGCGAGCTTGGCAGAGGGAGCTTTGGTTTTGTTTACAAGGCTATCCTGACTGATGGAAGGCAAGTAGCTGTCAAGAGGGCTAATGCTGCCACCATAATTCACAAGAACAGCCGAGAATTTGAAGCAGAATTAGAAATTTTGTGCACTGTAAGGCATAGTAATATTGTGAACTTGTTGGGTTATTGTGCTGAAATGGGGGAGAGATTACTAGTTTACGAGTATATGCCTCATGGCACACTTCATGACCATCTCCATGGGGAACTCTCTCCTTTAGATTGGAACTTGAGGCTGAAGTTATCTTTGCAGGCTGCAAGAGGACTTGAGTACCTTCACAATGAAGTTGCACCACCCATAGTTCATCGGGATGTGAAGACCTCAAACATTCTGCTGGACTCTGAGTGGGTGGCAAGAATTGCAGATTTTGGGATGGTAAGTGCTAATGACAGGGATGTAAATGGAGATGTGGAAAGTGATGTATATAATTTTGGCATTGTTCTGCTGGAGATGTTAACCGGAAGGAAGGCATACGATAGAGATTACGAACCTCCAGGCATTGTTGAGTGGGCGTTGCCTTTAATGAGGAGGGGAAGGGCAGCTGCCATTATCGACCGGAATGTGCCTCTACCTAGAAATGTGGAACCTCTCCTTAAACTTGCTGATGTAGCCGAGCTTACTTTGAGGGAAAATACCAGTGAGCGTCCCAGCATGTCTAATGTGGCAACTTTGTTGGATCAGATTGTGAAGATTGGATTGATATtctaa
- the LOC133697423 gene encoding chlorophyll a-b binding protein 6, chloroplastic-like, whose amino-acid sequence MATNTLMSCGIATAFPSLLSSSKSKFASSIPLPSVNGTSRVTMSADWMPGQPRPPYLDGSAPGDFGFDPLRLGEVPENLERYKESELIHCRWAMLAVPGILVPEALGLGNWVKAQEWAATPGGQATYLGQPVPWGTLPIVLAIEFVAIAFVEHQRSMEKDTEKKKYPGGAFDPLGYSKDPQKFEEYKVKEIKNGRLALLAFVGICVQQTAYPGTGPLENLATHLADPWHNNIGDVLIPRSISP is encoded by the exons ATGGCCACCAATACATTGATGAGCTGCGGCATTGCCACCGCTTTCCCTTCACTTCTTTCATCTTCAAAGTCCAAATTCGCCTCTTCAATTCCACTTCCCAGTGTCAATGGCACCTCTCGTGTCACCATGTCTGCTGATTGGATGCCTGGCCAGCCTCGTCCACCTTACCTCGATGGCTCAGCCCCCGG TGACTTTGGGTTCGACCCACTTCGACTGGGCGAGGTCCCTGAGAACCTGGAGAGATACAAGGAGTCCGAACTCATTCACTGCAGATGGGCTATGCTTGCtgtt CCTGGAATTCTGGTACCAGAGGCCCTGGGTCTGGGCAACTGGGTAAAAGCTCAAGAGTGGGCTGCAACTCCAGGTGGCCAAGCTACTTATCTGGGCCAACCAGTTCCATGGGGAACCCTCCCTATCGTTCTGGCCATTGAATTCGTTGCCATTGCCTTTGTGGAGCACCAACGTAGCATGGAGAAAGACACAGAGAAGAAGAAGTACCCTGGTGGTGCTTTTGATCCTCTAGGATACTCCAAGGACCCTCAGAAGTTCGAGGAATACAAAGTCAAGGAAATTAAGAATG GCCGTCTAGCACTGTTGGCGTTTGTTGGGATCTGTGTGCAACAAACAGCTTATCCTGGTACTGGACCATTGGAGAACTTGGCAACTCACCTGGCTGACCCATGGCACAACAACATCGGGGACGTTCTCATCCCTAGATCGATCTcgccttga